A part of Arachis hypogaea cultivar Tifrunner chromosome 12, arahy.Tifrunner.gnm2.J5K5, whole genome shotgun sequence genomic DNA contains:
- the LOC112728961 gene encoding uncharacterized protein isoform X1 has protein sequence MDQDEKLRKCSNMKCQRVQVDESSVPALKDEAMEVDHFLAENRNEHVSVDGGLDIHAAFNGKDDLEMEVLDGFLDDVEIDDLEGTDVFSGACEEVFFDFEFDSKAEVLGPGPCEGSLLQNSTSESHSSELSGSSIVGWVSESTKLPIAQSECKNNPLDDVVSYQSRGAFRNNPHQPANEDCLYNISLDIPHLHQLNNDHHLAGGILYCKRETGSIEKSQPTALKEKRFRKPTLRYIEETSNSRSKEKVPTAGTKRKHSSASSCDELHIRIKALRKIRVEKSSNGISDVTIPKLKAHRGRPKKEKLDDEEAFSLDSEDECLTPKRSKKKDRRKHQRMWTLSEVIKLVDGISEYGVGRWTDIKRFSFSSSSYRTPIDLRDKWRNLLRASSIQTNTIDQKEDDQNDDHTLRPLPFNVACRVRELAKIHPYPRQRGGSKNSRGSKLGTSTSVSQSKDSPPIGQSKRNIRRKCTYK, from the exons ATGGATCAGGATGAAAAGTTGCGGAAGTGTTCCAATATGAAATGCCAAAGG GTTCAGGTGGATGAATCATCTGTGCCTGCTCTTAAAGATGAAGCAATGGAAGTTGACCATTTTCTTGCAGAAAATAGAAATGAGCATGTCTCAGTAGATG GTGGTTTGGATATTCATGCAGCTTTCAATGGAAAGGATGACTTGGAGATGGAG GTCCTTGATGGATTTTTGGATGATGTTGAAATCGATGACCTTGAAGGAACTGATGTTTTCTCTGGTGCATGCGAGGAGGTTTTTTTTG ATTTTGAATTTGACAGCAAGGCTGAGGTGCTTGGCCCTGGTCCTTGTGAAGGTTCCCTTCTGCAAAACTCAACTTCAGAAAGTCATTCTTCAGAATTGAGTGGAAGCAGCATTGTTGGTTGGGTATCAGAATCTACAAAACTACCCATTGCACAATCTGAATGCAAAAATAATCCTCTAGATGATGTAGTATCCTATCAATCACGTGGTGCCTTCAGGAACAATCCTCATCAACCGGCAAATGAGGATTGCCTGTACAACATTTCACTCGACATACCGCATCTACATCAGTTGAATAATGATCATCATTTGGCTGGTGGTATATTATATTGTAAAAGGGAAACGGGTTCAATTGAAAAGAGTCAACCTACTGCACTTAAAGAGAAGAGATTCCGAAAGCCTACTCTTAGGTACATTGAAGAGACTTCAAATTCAAGGTCAAAGGAAAAGGTACCAACTGCTGGTACAAAAAGAAAACATTCAAGTGCCTCATCATGTGATGAACTTCATATAAGAATTAAAGCATTGAGAAAGATTCGAGTTGAGAAGTCTAGTAATGGAATTAGTGATGTGACAATCCCAAAGTTGAAAGCTCACAGGGGCCGACCAAAGAAAGAG AAACTTGATGATGAGGAGGCATTTTCCTTGGACTCTGAGGATGAATGTTTGACACCAAAAAGATCTAAAAAGAAAGATCGGAGAAAGCATCAGAGGATGTGGACTCTCTCTGAGGTTATTAAGTTGGTTGATGGCATATCTGAATATGGAGTTGGTAGGTGGACGGATATAAAGaggttttcattttcttcttcaagCTATCGAACACCCATAGATCTCAGG GACAAGTGGCGTAATCTTTTAAGAGCCAGTTCCATTCAGACAAACACAATAGACCAGAAAGAG GATGATCAAAATGATGATCATACTTTACGCCCCCTACCATTTAACGTGGCATGCCGTGTGCGTGAATTGGCTAAAATTCACCCGTACCCAAGGCAACGCGGCGGCTCAAAGAATTCTCGCGGTAGCAAACTTGGTACTTCTACTTCAGTTAGTCAAAGTAAAGATTCTCCTCCCATTGGCCAGAGCAAAAGAAATATACGGAGGAAGTGTACTTACAAGTGA
- the LOC112728961 gene encoding uncharacterized protein isoform X3, translated as MPKGGLDIHAAFNGKDDLEMEVLDGFLDDVEIDDLEGTDVFSGACEEVFFDFEFDSKAEVLGPGPCEGSLLQNSTSESHSSELSGSSIVGWVSESTKLPIAQSECKNNPLDDVVSYQSRGAFRNNPHQPANEDCLYNISLDIPHLHQLNNDHHLAGGILYCKRETGSIEKSQPTALKEKRFRKPTLRYIEETSNSRSKEKVPTAGTKRKHSSASSCDELHIRIKALRKIRVEKSSNGISDVTIPKLKAHRGRPKKEKLDDEEAFSLDSEDECLTPKRSKKKDRRKHQRMWTLSEVIKLVDGISEYGVGRWTDIKRFSFSSSSYRTPIDLRDKWRNLLRASSIQTNTIDQKEDDQNDDHTLRPLPFNVACRVRELAKIHPYPRQRGGSKNSRGSKLGTSTSVSQSKDSPPIGQSKRNIRRKCTYK; from the exons ATGCCAAAGG GTGGTTTGGATATTCATGCAGCTTTCAATGGAAAGGATGACTTGGAGATGGAG GTCCTTGATGGATTTTTGGATGATGTTGAAATCGATGACCTTGAAGGAACTGATGTTTTCTCTGGTGCATGCGAGGAGGTTTTTTTTG ATTTTGAATTTGACAGCAAGGCTGAGGTGCTTGGCCCTGGTCCTTGTGAAGGTTCCCTTCTGCAAAACTCAACTTCAGAAAGTCATTCTTCAGAATTGAGTGGAAGCAGCATTGTTGGTTGGGTATCAGAATCTACAAAACTACCCATTGCACAATCTGAATGCAAAAATAATCCTCTAGATGATGTAGTATCCTATCAATCACGTGGTGCCTTCAGGAACAATCCTCATCAACCGGCAAATGAGGATTGCCTGTACAACATTTCACTCGACATACCGCATCTACATCAGTTGAATAATGATCATCATTTGGCTGGTGGTATATTATATTGTAAAAGGGAAACGGGTTCAATTGAAAAGAGTCAACCTACTGCACTTAAAGAGAAGAGATTCCGAAAGCCTACTCTTAGGTACATTGAAGAGACTTCAAATTCAAGGTCAAAGGAAAAGGTACCAACTGCTGGTACAAAAAGAAAACATTCAAGTGCCTCATCATGTGATGAACTTCATATAAGAATTAAAGCATTGAGAAAGATTCGAGTTGAGAAGTCTAGTAATGGAATTAGTGATGTGACAATCCCAAAGTTGAAAGCTCACAGGGGCCGACCAAAGAAAGAG AAACTTGATGATGAGGAGGCATTTTCCTTGGACTCTGAGGATGAATGTTTGACACCAAAAAGATCTAAAAAGAAAGATCGGAGAAAGCATCAGAGGATGTGGACTCTCTCTGAGGTTATTAAGTTGGTTGATGGCATATCTGAATATGGAGTTGGTAGGTGGACGGATATAAAGaggttttcattttcttcttcaagCTATCGAACACCCATAGATCTCAGG GACAAGTGGCGTAATCTTTTAAGAGCCAGTTCCATTCAGACAAACACAATAGACCAGAAAGAG GATGATCAAAATGATGATCATACTTTACGCCCCCTACCATTTAACGTGGCATGCCGTGTGCGTGAATTGGCTAAAATTCACCCGTACCCAAGGCAACGCGGCGGCTCAAAGAATTCTCGCGGTAGCAAACTTGGTACTTCTACTTCAGTTAGTCAAAGTAAAGATTCTCCTCCCATTGGCCAGAGCAAAAGAAATATACGGAGGAAGTGTACTTACAAGTGA
- the LOC112728961 gene encoding uncharacterized protein isoform X2 yields the protein MEVDHFLAENRNEHVSVDGGLDIHAAFNGKDDLEMEVLDGFLDDVEIDDLEGTDVFSGACEEVFFDFEFDSKAEVLGPGPCEGSLLQNSTSESHSSELSGSSIVGWVSESTKLPIAQSECKNNPLDDVVSYQSRGAFRNNPHQPANEDCLYNISLDIPHLHQLNNDHHLAGGILYCKRETGSIEKSQPTALKEKRFRKPTLRYIEETSNSRSKEKVPTAGTKRKHSSASSCDELHIRIKALRKIRVEKSSNGISDVTIPKLKAHRGRPKKEKLDDEEAFSLDSEDECLTPKRSKKKDRRKHQRMWTLSEVIKLVDGISEYGVGRWTDIKRFSFSSSSYRTPIDLRDKWRNLLRASSIQTNTIDQKEDDQNDDHTLRPLPFNVACRVRELAKIHPYPRQRGGSKNSRGSKLGTSTSVSQSKDSPPIGQSKRNIRRKCTYK from the exons ATGGAAGTTGACCATTTTCTTGCAGAAAATAGAAATGAGCATGTCTCAGTAGATG GTGGTTTGGATATTCATGCAGCTTTCAATGGAAAGGATGACTTGGAGATGGAG GTCCTTGATGGATTTTTGGATGATGTTGAAATCGATGACCTTGAAGGAACTGATGTTTTCTCTGGTGCATGCGAGGAGGTTTTTTTTG ATTTTGAATTTGACAGCAAGGCTGAGGTGCTTGGCCCTGGTCCTTGTGAAGGTTCCCTTCTGCAAAACTCAACTTCAGAAAGTCATTCTTCAGAATTGAGTGGAAGCAGCATTGTTGGTTGGGTATCAGAATCTACAAAACTACCCATTGCACAATCTGAATGCAAAAATAATCCTCTAGATGATGTAGTATCCTATCAATCACGTGGTGCCTTCAGGAACAATCCTCATCAACCGGCAAATGAGGATTGCCTGTACAACATTTCACTCGACATACCGCATCTACATCAGTTGAATAATGATCATCATTTGGCTGGTGGTATATTATATTGTAAAAGGGAAACGGGTTCAATTGAAAAGAGTCAACCTACTGCACTTAAAGAGAAGAGATTCCGAAAGCCTACTCTTAGGTACATTGAAGAGACTTCAAATTCAAGGTCAAAGGAAAAGGTACCAACTGCTGGTACAAAAAGAAAACATTCAAGTGCCTCATCATGTGATGAACTTCATATAAGAATTAAAGCATTGAGAAAGATTCGAGTTGAGAAGTCTAGTAATGGAATTAGTGATGTGACAATCCCAAAGTTGAAAGCTCACAGGGGCCGACCAAAGAAAGAG AAACTTGATGATGAGGAGGCATTTTCCTTGGACTCTGAGGATGAATGTTTGACACCAAAAAGATCTAAAAAGAAAGATCGGAGAAAGCATCAGAGGATGTGGACTCTCTCTGAGGTTATTAAGTTGGTTGATGGCATATCTGAATATGGAGTTGGTAGGTGGACGGATATAAAGaggttttcattttcttcttcaagCTATCGAACACCCATAGATCTCAGG GACAAGTGGCGTAATCTTTTAAGAGCCAGTTCCATTCAGACAAACACAATAGACCAGAAAGAG GATGATCAAAATGATGATCATACTTTACGCCCCCTACCATTTAACGTGGCATGCCGTGTGCGTGAATTGGCTAAAATTCACCCGTACCCAAGGCAACGCGGCGGCTCAAAGAATTCTCGCGGTAGCAAACTTGGTACTTCTACTTCAGTTAGTCAAAGTAAAGATTCTCCTCCCATTGGCCAGAGCAAAAGAAATATACGGAGGAAGTGTACTTACAAGTGA
- the LOC112729495 gene encoding auxin-induced protein 15A-like, producing MKTRFLRGCLNKCKKMGSKVIPCTTVSDSCDQCYLKKYTNLWPSSSNSLDKRCSIPNDVPKGHLVVYVGEEHKRFVIKVALLHHPLFRALLDQAQEEYDFIADSKLCIPCDEHIFLSVLRCASSPQNDRVCFCLYL from the coding sequence atgaaGACAAGGTTTCTTAGAGGGTGCCTTAACAAGTGCAAGAAAATGGGAAGCAAAGTGATACCTTGTACTACTGTGTCTGATTCTTGCGACCAATGTTACCTTAAAAAATACACTAACTTGTGGCCTTCATCTTCTAATTCATTGGATAAGAGATGCTCCATTCCAAATGATGTTCCAAAGGGTCACTTGGTAGTGTATGTTGGAGAAGAACACAAGAGATTTGTGATCAAAGTTGCATTGCTTCACCATCCACTCTTTAGGGCCTTGTTGGATCAAGCTCAAGAAGAGTATGATTTCATTGCCGATTCCAAACTATGCATTCCTTGTGATGAACACATCTTCCTCAGTGTTCTTCGCTGTGCAAGTTCTCCACAGAATGATCGTGTGTGTTTCTGTCTTTATCTCTGA
- the LOC112728962 gene encoding adenosine kinase 2-like, producing MASQSCDGILLGMGNPLLDISAVVDDEFLQKYDIKLNNAILAEDKHKSMYDEMTNKFNVEFIAGGATQNSIKVAQWMLQKPGATSYMGCIGKDKYGEEMKKNSTAAGVNVHYYEDENTPTGTCAVCVVGGERSLVANLAAANCYKSEHLKRPENWALVEKAKYYYIAGFFLTVSPDSIQLVAEHAAANNKVFTMNLSAPFICEFFRDPQEKALPYVDIVFGNETEARTFSKVHGWETDNVEEIAKKICEWPKVTARKRIAVITQGADPVCVAEDGKVQLFPVILLPKEKLVDTNGAGDAFVGGFLSQLVQEKPISECVRAGCYAANVIIQRSGCTYPEKPDFQ from the exons ATGGCGTCTCAGTCGTGCGATGGCATTCTCCTCGGAATGGGAAATCCTCTCCTCGACATCTCCGCCGTCGTCGACGACGAGTTCTTGCAGAA GTATGATATAAAGTTGAACAATGCTATTTTGGCAGAGGACAAGCACAAATCCAT GTATGACGAAATGACCAACAAATTTAATGTGGAGTTTATTGCTGGAG GTGCTACTCAGAATTCAATCAAGGTTGCTCAG TGGATGCTTCAAAAACCTGGTGCAACAAGTTATATGGGTTGCATAGGAAAGGACAAGTATGGGGAGGAGATGAAGAAGAACTCAACAGCTGCTGGTGTAAAT GTTCACTATTATGAAGACGAAAATACACCTACAGGAACTTGTGCTGTTTGTGTAGTTGGTGGTGAAAG GTCACTTGTTGCCAACTTAGCAGCTGCTAATTGCTACAAGTCTGAGCATTTGAAAAGACCAGAAAATTGGGCATTAG TTGAAAAAGCCAAGTATTACTACATTGCTGGCTTTTTCCTAACTGTATCTCCAGATTCCATTCAATTAGTTGCTGAACATGCTGCTGCAAATAACAAG GTCTTCACCATGAACCTTTCAGCCCCCTTTATCTGTGAGTTCTTCAGGGATCCACAGGAGAAAGCCCTGCC GTATGTGGACATTGTTTTTGGAAATGAGACGGAAGCGAGAACATTTTCCAAAGTTCATGGCTGGGAG ACTGACAATGTTGAGGAGATAGCTAAAAAGATTTGTGAGTGGCCAAAGGTAACAGCAAGAAAAAGAATAGCCGTTATCACACAAGGTGCAGACCCTGTGTGTGTTGCTGAGGATGGGAAGGTGCAACTGTTCCCTGTGATCCTATTGCCCAAGGAGAAACTCGTTGACACTAATGGAGCAG GAGATGCATTTGTTGGAGGATTCCTTTCACAATTGGTTCAGGAGAAGCCAATCTCAGAATGTGTAAGAGCTGGTTGCTATGCAGCAAATGTGATCATCCAAAGGTCCGGCTGCACTTACCCAGAGAAGCCCGATTTTCAATGA
- the LOC112728964 gene encoding isocitrate dehydrogenase [NAD] catalytic subunit 5, mitochondrial isoform X2 — protein MATPIGKGHRSLNLTLRKELNLYANVRPCYSLPGYKTRYDNVNLITIRENTEGEYSGLEHQVVRGVVESLKIITRQASLRVAEYAFHYAKVHGRERVSAIHKANIMQKTDGLFLKCCREVAEKYPEIKYEEVVIDNCCMMLVKNPALFDVLVMPNLYGDIISDLCAGLVGGLGLTPSCNIGEGGIALAEAVHGSAPDIAGKNLANPTALLLSGVSMLRHLDLHDKADQIQNAILTTIAEGKYRTADLGGKAKTTEFTNAIIDHL, from the exons ATGGCCACCCCTATTGGAAAAGGGCATCGTTCATTGAACCTTACACTAAGAAAAGAACTGAATTTGTATGCAAATGTTCGACCCTGCTACAGCCTGCCTGGCTACAAAACTCGGTATGATAATGTAAACCTTATCACCATCCGTGAAAATACTGAAGGAGAGTATAGCGGTCTTGAGCATCAG GTTGTGAGAGGTGTAGTAGAAAGTCTCAAAATTATTACACGCCAAGCAAGTTTAAGGGTGGCTGAGTATGCTTTTCACTATGCCAAGGTACATGGAAGAGAGAGAGTGTCTGCTATTCACAAGGCCAACATTATGCAGAAGACTGATGGTCTTTTCCTCAAG TGCTGTCGTGAGGTTGCGGAGAAGTATCCTGAGATAAAATATGAGGAAGTTGTCATTGACAATTGCTGCATGATG CTTGTGAAGAATCCTGCTCTTTTTGATGTATTGGTGATGCCTAACCTTTATGGTGATATTATCAGTGACCTTTGTGCTGGCTTGGTTGGGGGATTGGGCTTGACACCAAG CTGCAACATTGGTGAAGGAGGTATTGCACTTGCTGAGGCTGTACATGGTTCAGCACCTGATATTGCTGGAAAG AATTTGGCAAATCCAACTGCTTTACTGCTAAGTGGTGTTTCAATGTTGCGCCATTTGGATCTCCATGACAAAGCGGATCAAATTCAAAATGCCATCCTCACCACAATTGCAGAAGGGAAGTACAGAACCGCTGATCTTGGTGGCAAAGCAAAGACAACTGAGTTCACCAATGCAATTATTGATCATCTCTAA
- the LOC112728964 gene encoding isocitrate dehydrogenase [NAD] catalytic subunit 5, mitochondrial isoform X1 → MASSCIHLLKRTLRSAHLPSNPTTPVARFFSFASSTPIRATLFPGDGIGPEIAESVKKIFKEAEVPIEWEEHYVGTEIDPRTQSFLTWESLESVRQNRVGLKGPMATPIGKGHRSLNLTLRKELNLYANVRPCYSLPGYKTRYDNVNLITIRENTEGEYSGLEHQVVRGVVESLKIITRQASLRVAEYAFHYAKVHGRERVSAIHKANIMQKTDGLFLKCCREVAEKYPEIKYEEVVIDNCCMMLVKNPALFDVLVMPNLYGDIISDLCAGLVGGLGLTPSCNIGEGGIALAEAVHGSAPDIAGKNLANPTALLLSGVSMLRHLDLHDKADQIQNAILTTIAEGKYRTADLGGKAKTTEFTNAIIDHL, encoded by the exons ATGGCTTCTTCTTGCATTCACCTCCTCAAACGAACCCTCCGAAGCGCCCACCTCCCATCAAACCCTACCACCCCAGTCGCCAGATTCTTCTCCTTCGCTTCTTCCACTCCGATCCGCGCCACTCTCTTCCCCGGCGACGGTATTGGCCCCGAGATCGCCGAATCCGTCAAAAAG ATATTCAAGGAAGCTGAGGTGCCCATAGAATGGGAAGAGCACTATGTGGGAACTGAAATTGATCCGAGAACCCAGAGCTTTCTGACATGGGAAAGTTTGGAATCAGTTCGGCAAAATCGGGTTGGCTTGAAAGGGCCAATGGCCACCCCTATTGGAAAAGGGCATCGTTCATTGAACCTTACACTAAGAAAAGAACTGAATTTGTATGCAAATGTTCGACCCTGCTACAGCCTGCCTGGCTACAAAACTCGGTATGATAATGTAAACCTTATCACCATCCGTGAAAATACTGAAGGAGAGTATAGCGGTCTTGAGCATCAG GTTGTGAGAGGTGTAGTAGAAAGTCTCAAAATTATTACACGCCAAGCAAGTTTAAGGGTGGCTGAGTATGCTTTTCACTATGCCAAGGTACATGGAAGAGAGAGAGTGTCTGCTATTCACAAGGCCAACATTATGCAGAAGACTGATGGTCTTTTCCTCAAG TGCTGTCGTGAGGTTGCGGAGAAGTATCCTGAGATAAAATATGAGGAAGTTGTCATTGACAATTGCTGCATGATG CTTGTGAAGAATCCTGCTCTTTTTGATGTATTGGTGATGCCTAACCTTTATGGTGATATTATCAGTGACCTTTGTGCTGGCTTGGTTGGGGGATTGGGCTTGACACCAAG CTGCAACATTGGTGAAGGAGGTATTGCACTTGCTGAGGCTGTACATGGTTCAGCACCTGATATTGCTGGAAAG AATTTGGCAAATCCAACTGCTTTACTGCTAAGTGGTGTTTCAATGTTGCGCCATTTGGATCTCCATGACAAAGCGGATCAAATTCAAAATGCCATCCTCACCACAATTGCAGAAGGGAAGTACAGAACCGCTGATCTTGGTGGCAAAGCAAAGACAACTGAGTTCACCAATGCAATTATTGATCATCTCTAA